The Megachile rotundata isolate GNS110a chromosome 6, iyMegRotu1, whole genome shotgun sequence nucleotide sequence GACCTACGTGGAAGTTTACATtcttcttttacaatatttgtcACTTTCGCTTCATCTTGGTTTTCTTCCATTTCATCTGCGCTTTCAAAACTGTCATCCGATAGGTCATCATCTGTACCAGCTACACTTCTATCATTATAATCACTCATTTAGATTTGTACACTTTACATCCCTTTCTATTATGTCTACATGTCTTGCAACAACTATTTTTCTATTCACAAGTACTCTATAGCCTACATCACTATAACCCAGTAGAATTCCCATGTCTGCCTTTTTATCCCATTTCGAAAGTCTTTTTTGCTCTGGTTTTCTAATAAAAACTCTACTGCCATACAAACGTAAATGTTCTACATTtggtttctttttaaaaaatatttcatacggTGTTTTCTTTTCAATTGTATTTGCAAGAGTACGGTTTCTCAAATATGTTGCTGCGCATACTATTTCAGGCCAAAAACATTTATGCACCTGCGCTTCCGCTAACAAACAACGTGCCATATCCATTATTGTTCTGTTAAATCGCTCTGCTGTACCATTCAGCTCATGTACATACACTggacaattatttattattatacccTTCTCTTTGGCAAATTCATAGAAACGACTATTTACATACTCTTTCCCATTATcacatctcaaaatttttactcTTTTTCCAGTTAAATTTTCGCTTACATTTATGAATTGAATAAAACAGTCAAAAACCTCATCTTTGGACTTTATGCAGTAAACCTTAGCTATTTTGCTATAATCATCAATGAAAGAGACAAAATATCTTTCGTCATTTAAACCCGCTGTTTTAAAACTACCACATACATCAGTGTGAACAATCTCTAAAATATCTCTTGCTCTagttctattattattaaacggTAAGTTATGCATCTTATTCTCTATACAGGTCttacatttcataaattctGATTCGAGTTCTTTTGGAATGCCCATTAATAACTGTTGCCTACTCAAGGTATTCAAATAACTAAAGTTCACGTGACCTAAAATTCTATGCCACTTTTCTTTTTGACTCATGTTATTGTTTCGTTCAGCGCTACTTACAGAAATCGTATCACATTTAAGCTGACCTTTCATTTTAAACGTTCCACCCTCTTTAAATGCTACCGCTACAACTCTGTTATTCTCATTAATAATCTTTGTTATGTTTCCTTTCGAAATAATAGTATTCTTATCAGTTAACTTCCCATAACTAATCAAATTTGCATTCATATCTTTCGcgtaaaatacatttttcatttccacTTCATTCTGCTTACCAAACGCATCAAAATAGTTTACTACAGTTCCAATGCTCGTTGCCTTTATCGACCTATTGTctcctaaataaatatttacaggtTCTTTGAGCTTTATATAGTCTCtgaaaaaatgttcattgtTTATAATGTGATCGGTGCATCCACTATCTAGCAACCATTCAATTTCACCACTACATAACCTGTTCGCTTCGCTACTATGCGCCACGTGTGCCGATGCTATCCATGCGCTCGCTCCTGAGCCGCTTTCGTCTCTCGTGCTTGTTTCCTACTGCGCGCCACGGAAGTTGCCGCGCCCTCTGCCGAAGCTGCCTCTACCGAGCCTGCCTCGACCGCGACCACGTGTTGAGCCTCGCCATGTTGAACCGGTTCGTCCTACTTGGCCGCCATCTTGACACTGTCTTGcaaaatgcccaaattttccaCACCTGAAACAGCTTTCTCTTTGACTTTTCTTTGCCGCAAACACATTTGTCCTTTTTTCACTCTGTCCACTATGACCCTTCATTTCAGCCaacttaattttatttctaacgTAGTCTGCCGTTTGATCTTCCTTGTTTAATGTATCAATCAAATCTCCAATGTAACTGTATGACTCTGGCAATGTGTTTAGCATAtagtttaatttttctttttcacttATTTTAGCACCGGCACCTTTTAACTCATTAACTGTTTTTTCGAAATCACTGAAAAATGTCTCTGAATCACTATAACTATTTAATCGCATTTTTTCCAGTATGTTCCTGCACACAATTTGTAACGCCGTTGACTCCTTCAGGTACATGCTGTCTAATTTTCTTATAATCCCAAAAGCAGTTGTTTCATCACACACAAATTCCAATTGTTTATTAGATATTGcaccataaataatatttattgcttTCAGATCGTTCTCATCCCATACTGCACTTGTCTCTGTTGGGGACTTCTCTCTTTCTATTACAACATTACACTTTTTCAACTTTAGAAACATTGTTATCCTTTTCTTCCACATACTATAATCCTCTCCATCGAACACCGGTATTGAAATCTCTTTTTTTTCCATTTCGTCTACAAGAATCTCGAACTTTCCTTCGTGTTCGTAATCctgtttttcaaatattatctcTTCCTTTGTTTCCGGCGTCTCTTCTTTGTCCATGCACCCGCCACGTGTTTTCAGTTCAATTCGTAATCTATGCACATCACCACTTATTCACACTTTTTTTGCAAAACTTTTCCGTCTATTCAAAAGTCCGTTTATTTTATCTTCGAGTCTTACttgtatttttctttcgttGTTAATCAAGCACTTTGATTTTTCACTTTGAACTTTTCCACACCACGTGGCCTTTTTTTTTATCTCACAAAAATAACGAAAATAATGCGAACCACGGACTGCTACCATGAAAAGGTAATAAAAAGGCGGATGCAATATATAGAcaagaatatatatttaaacacAAAACTCAAGATAACCCAATTACTTTTACGCGCAATCCTTACGCATGTACCCAGCAGAGAGAAATGCGAATCGCTCGCTCTCGTCCTCACGCGATCCTGTTCCCCCACCATCACACAAGGAACAAAGGAATAAAGGAATACAGATGTACTATATTAACAGTTTCGAAGGAACTTTGTGCGTCAGAAGACCAATGAAATGGAATGTCCTTTTTTAAAAGTCTTGTTAAAGGCTTGGCAATCTTGGCCATATTGGGAATAAATCGCCTATAGTACCCTACTAGTCCTAAAAATTGTTTAACGTTCTTCCTAGTCCTAGGTATAGGAAACTGTTTCACTGCCCGAACTTTCCCTGGATCCGGTTTTACGCCCTCACTAGAAATCTTATGCCCTAGATACGCTATCTTCTTCTGTAGAAATCGACACTTTTCAGGTTGAAGGGTCAACCCAGCACTCTGTAATCGTGCTAAAAAGGTTTTCAACTTTCGCGCATGCTCCTCGAGCGAGGCTGCATAAATTACAATGTCGTCCATATACACTAAGACTTCGATGCCTTGTAATCCAGATAACACGAGATCCATAACCCTTTGGAAGGTGGCTGGAGCATTTTTCAAGCCGAATGGCATCCTATTAAATTCATATTGGCCATAGGGAGTAGAAAAGGCCGTTTTCGATTTAGATGCGGGATCCATAGGAATCTGATGAAAGCCAGAAGCCAAATCCAACGTGCTAAAGTACCTAGCTCCTCCTAACTGATCCAGTATATCGGTGATATTCGGAAGGGGGTAGGCATCCgctacaattttttcatttagctTCCGATAATCGATGACCATCCTCCAGCGCGGTTTGCCGGAGGAATCGGGTTTTTTAGGAACGATCCATAAGGGTGAGTTATAAGGGGATGCAGATGGCTGAATAATTCCATCCCTAAGAAGAGAATTTACCTGAGTATTTATTTCATCTTTATGAATCGGTGGGAATCTATACTGCTTTGTATTTATAGGAGTATTGTCCGTTGTGATAATAATATGATGAGGGACATTGGCCATTTTCAGCTTATCCGACGGAAGATGAAATTGGTACGGCAACTTGTTAATAATTTCTAGAATACTGGTTTTTTCCTCCTCCTGCAGATGACTgagatttaaatgtttcagcAATTCACTGGATCGCTGAGCCTCATCTGTCGATTTATCCGCCGTGGGATTCGCTGTTTTTGAAAAACGAAATGCGAGAGGTTTAGAAATAAATTCTTCTAACTCAATTTGGGgtacagtaagtgtaatataatCACTTGTAGTGTTAATGACGAACAATTTAACAAAACCATTTTGCTGGGTTGCCAGGACTTCCCCCAAGAATACACCAGGACCAACATCAATCCTCCTAACGTAACCTGACGTATTACTACCCCTCGTTGGGACCGAAATTAACACCTTGTTTCGCGGAGGCAAATCAAATGAAGAAAAGACAGGAGCACACGAACTCTCCCCGCCTAACTCCACAAGACATGGAAAATTTTCCCTAAATCGGAGGGTAGCTCGCTGTCCCTCCAGAAATGAAACTCCTAATATTCCGGCCTCACTAATTGGAAAGTCATCGTTAACTACTTGGAAATGGACTGGAATGTTGTATAAAAGAACGACGATTTCACCTGAAGTTTGAACTGTTCCCGAGCCAATACCGGTAAGATGATAAATCCTATCTACTGTTcagagcacgagagaaaagtagcgggacggtaacggggcaaagagggtaggccgctaggaccacctaatccccacttttcgactcacgcgtagcttccaccgttcatccgtaatagtgtggttttacataggtatagaaacagatattgctactatatgttaaaaaactctacctttttcctcttacgcgatgcgtaaaacttttggacactacgacaatggaatgccgctcaacgtatcgctcgttctgtctctcttgttctacatatatctgacCCACTCTCCCCGTCACGCGACCGATTAGTGTATGTGTGCGCCTCGACAAATAGCGTGTTAttgccgaaaatacgtgtgacaataggcggcaacgttacaatccgaccactgcgatgctcttttcgtccctctagccccgttcccgtcccgctacttttctctcgtgctctggacagtaCGTTAACGGGTAAATCAAATTTCAATTCCTTttgtttaatcaaatttaattgagACCCTGTATCCACTAGGAACCTAGCTGATCCATCCCGAAAGTGTTCGTGTACTAACGAAATTACCGGAGACTGCGTTTTACGACCTAAATCGGTTTCGCGGCAGACGCGGTGGATCCGGCGCGGGAAATCAGGGGTTCCCTCGCTATCGCGCCCGTTGCAGCGGCCCCTTTTGAGTTTAAAGAATTTTCCCGGTTTTCGAGAGTCGAAGAACGTGCAGACGGTGGATTTTCTATCAGTGTGTGGTAAGTGTTCTTTCTGTAACACGATTGCTCTCTATGACCCGATTTACCACACTTCCGACATCTAAATGTCGTATCGCGATTCGGATTTACAAAGCGACGGCCCCCTCGCGACCAACAATCTGCGCTAATATGACCCGTCCTACCGCAATTAAAACACTTACATTTGCGCGTTTCCGTGGTGACTAAAACTTTTGAATTGTCCCCAAAAACATTAAGATTCCCTGATGATTTAGGAAAATCTAATTGTTCTTCAACTTGAGAGGCTAACCTTATAGCTACCTTTAATTCCTTGACTCCATCCTTGGAGATGCTACTCGCGATAATATTATTTCTTAGTCCCCTTAAAAACCCGGTTACCGCGCTCTTCATAAGCAATTTCCTAACCCCTCCAAGCTCTTCCGAACTTAACTCCTCTTTCGCTGCCTGCTCCCCGCGATCTAAAATATCACTAACCCGGAATCCGAACTCCTCAGTCGTTTCATGTTCGCGGCGATATACTGCTTTTAATTCGTTATGGATATTATTCACATCAAAGCTTTGGGCAAACGCAGATTttatcaatgaaattaattctTCTACAGTCTTTAAAATATTGTCCCCCACTACACTCCTATAAACCCGGTGTTCCATACGATTACGAATTATTTCTAATAGAAGGGTTTTGTCCTCCGTTTTAACTAATGCATCTGCGCGCCTACATTGTGCAATAAAATCATTAACTCGGGACGGTTTCCCATCAAAATGAGGGATAAAACTCTTAATAATATCATATTCCATCCGAGAAATAGGTCTTGAAAATTCAGGTGTAATCGAGTCCTTAACAACATTATTAGAAGGTTGCAACAAAACCTACCTGAATCTGgcacccgactttcaaaaattttatttcttccaaTTGCATCGTACTTagcatcgtttgtacccgtttataccacctttgttttcgtttgtaccccaaggggtgaaaagttactagggggtgaaaagttactagggggtgaaaaataccccagcaccccactttaacattttttaattctttcaaagccatcataaaaagggacgtccgtagaggtttgtaccaccctcactttcgtttgtatcccaaggggtgcgtttgtaccgcgttttgaaagtacgtccaaggggtaacttcgccattttttgagatattccaaatcttcttgcgggtgctgtttcctattcgtctctagaagtttgtaccacctttactttcgtttgtacctcaaagggttcgtttgtaccgcgttttgaaaaaaatcccctagaggtaacttcgtcaattttgggaatttttcaaatcttgttgggggtgctgtttcctcttcacctgtggaggtttgtaccacctttactttcgtttgtacctcaaagggttcgtctaTACCCACTGTTCAAAAAATACCACAGTGTTAACTGCGACATTGTACATATACAGTATGGTGTTCGTAAATGTGAAAAACATCTTTGtcgtaagagtaaaaattagtaAACAGTCAAAGGCTATATCCGATCGTTTACAAAGCCGACGAACATCgagtatcggtgagacacataataATGCAAGCAagggaaaatatcgcaattttatttcttattattttattatagaacttttatttttataaattttataggaATTTTATGGAACTTTCTTGTTTGAAATGGCACCAAACACAATAAATTCTAATCATAATTACTTCTCTAGTAAACTATGAATCGGACTTTTATACTTAAGACTAAATTCGCGTATACGACAGAGTTATGAATTGCTCCTAACGACTCGCTactcaagtaattatgattgtaattatatcgtgtGTGGTATTATTTCATGAGAGAAACGAAACAAATACGATAGTAAAAGTGTCATTTACGAAAAACCGAAGACATagaattataactttttaatttagaaggcTGCACACATTTTTTGTATCGCTAATCTTTTCTACGTTCAGTACACTATAAAAAATGCAATAcctattctataattgtgaaatttcagacTCGAAATTTTCATACCTATGGAGAAAATAGTGTACTACATACAGTAATTCGTCTCAGAGTGCTGCTCTTGTTTCCCTCTCACAGTACGCAAGACATCTCTTTCTGCGCCTATGCCTTGCGTTATTGCTGCGCCTATGTTAGTCTCGCTCGAGTCAATCAAATGCAACACTGTATTCAGCGCTTTGCCTTTGACGCAATCTgatatagcaatataattttttctaatgtatagaaaaattataaatgtttctgatataaataaatgttcgtaatatagaaatagaattttttaatttttacattttttgactGCTAACTTGTGTAACATTTTTGTGAgggtttttcaattaaattgagACCAAACATGGTGTTCCGTCGCTAACGGAACATGAGGTGAGGATTTCCAAAGGGAGTTTATGATAGGGCCTCTACGAACAGCTGTTtttgagtttgaatattttagattgCTAGTAATAGTCGTTTACCTTTTTTCAGAtaatagattccaaatttttagtttcgttttgTTCTCGACAGCTCAGCTCATGTCATAAACTCGGTCCTTCCCGAAGGGTAATTTCGCGAGCAAACGATGTAACGGTTTTCCTGGCCTTCGAGGGCCtacctggagggaaaaaccccggTGTCGTAGGACTTTGGGTCTTCTCACACACACGCGCGCTTGCACCCCACCCTCTCTTAGCGACCTGGCTAAGACCGAAATAGAGGGTGGGATTTAGAATCTAACAACCACGCtgattgggaaattaacaaatttcggaAAACCAATCAGTGTGGCTTTCCGGACGTCCGAACGTTTCGCGGACGACAGGACGACAACGGATCGTCACTTATCTTCCATATCTCGAATCCGCATCATCGAGTTTTCTTGGGTCTCAATCGTGCGGAGACCCACGTCAAAAAAAGGTGTTGCcatttgaaattttgacaaCATCGGCCGCGAACACCGACGAGCCTAATCGGTAAGAGGAACCCTACAAATTCCTCCGAGGAAGAAATCCGCGTTGGTGAACGCGCGCCGGCAACGATCATTGTCGAGTTGCCATCGTAACACATGGCATAATTTGGATAGTATTTATCATTCATTAAAAAACGGATTGCTCTAACATGTCGATTCAGGATCCGTAAGTGATTTTTGACTTTGCAACGAAGAATACAAATTCCCCACAGACCGGCTTGAAAACAGCGAATGAATTTTCACTTCGCAATGTGTCCCTTTCCCCCGACGTCTTTCCGAATCAATTCCTGTATTGCTTCTGGAAAGTCTGTTAAAACATCGACAAGCATTTAAATGTCTCGCCGGCTTTTTCTGTTAGTTTGGCGAGTCGgtggcgcggcggctcgctttTGTTAACGCCGGCAAAGACAAGCCGCGGCGGGTAATGAAGAGCTGTCGAATTTCGATTTTCATGTCTGCTGTTTACACAGTGTAAGGTTTAGGTTCCGACCTACATTACACTGAGaattaaattactgtataaaGAAGATTAAAGAGGTGGCTAGCGCGATGGTCATGATCGCTCCGTtcatataaatcaataaaatatagcaattaaattaacgcgtaaattatattattaatttaacaacgaattaaaaatattaaaacgtttcTAATCACATCACGTTTCGTTTACATTATGTATACTTCTTCATTGACTACATtaacttaaacaaaaaaaaaaatatactaatcgaattgagtaacctccccctttttcgaagtcggttaaaaagtgaAATAACATCTTTATTGCGATGAGTGGTACCTTTTGTTTATGACGCATCAACGCGCTGCACAGTACTTTGCATATGTGGGCATTGTggacaaaatttataacttatcTTCTGTATAGAATATTCCTGTTATTGTTCgtctaattcaattttatatggCTGTTTTTTCAATCTGCTATactgttagaaaatttaaagtttgtatAAATGCAACGACCAAAGCGGGACGTATGCATGTTAgatatactatttttttaattatcagcgATGGGTATTCGGTGAAGGTTCTGGGTTAGGCGCCATGCGGTCTCTTTATTCTCCCCACTCTGTGACCAGATCCTTCTAGAATATCCTAACCGCTTTTCACGCGCTACGCAGCACCATGACAAGTCATTGATTACGAAGCACAATACTTTCTGTAAACTAAATCATTCAAAACTATAGGAGGTAGTGAAGTGGAGAGCGAGGCAGtgtctaatttttaataataaataataaagttcaatattttattcacaaGCGAAGTCTTGCAAAACAAATGTCATTGAATAGAATGCAAAATATATATTCTCTCGGTACAACGAAAAAGTgggaagaaaacgaagaatgGAAAAGGGGGTGACTTTCTGAAACTGGGAATTCCTCAATATCTCCGCCAACGGTCATCAGGCCCAAACCGTTACAGGGTTGACCGTTCGGCACTCGGCCTTCTATAAATTACCGTAGCAGTAATAAATCTGAGAATCGCCTCGGTTTTCTTAAATTACATTCGGAATCAGAAAATAACAACTACGTTAACCTTGGGCTCAACGTGCAAACCACCCGAgtaaaaactatttaaaaaatgttcaatatttcaaaccttcttaactttacaataattatcttatgGATCTGCACTTTGACGATTTTCAAAAAAAGTGCATCGACCTCTAATCAttatacagtattgattcgtaacaagcaacagttttgtgattcgtaacaagcaaatttctatcccctcttgTTTGTTTAAAGTCGGCtgctgagtgagagatccgagaaagagtgagaggtccgcgaaaccgaagaagtcataaattttcacggtcaaccgaacagtttagtggaaagaggacagaatatatacagtaaagactggataactgcaacaaaatcgggacccaagcgttgcagttatagagtcgaggtgtcgattttgtgtttacatttgactcgagccgagcgccgaacgtagaaaaggacagagactgaaagagagagaggtccgaggaaagaaaacaatcggcagagacgtatcgatgtgacaacactaatgcaacagtaaaatttttttattttttggttttgctaaatattacttttaccaatgtaattgtgagattctcctgatcaaaataagaccaaacacggcataatttgaacaacatttgtttatgtagcaatattgtttgttttttcgagtgtattgaggtgcgattttatatggaaccaaaagaccattattcacccgactttactaaaaatttaatttttaatagcctctcacgttcgctctctgtcctttcctacatttagcgatcgacgcgagccaaatgtaaacaaagaatcgacacctcgactcgataactgcaacgcttgttcccgattttgttgcagttatcgagtcgaggtgtcgattcttaacttttaaatagcctctctcgttcgctctctgtcctttcctacgtttagcagTCGCCGCGagtcaaatgtaaacaaagaatcgacacctcgacttgataactgcaacaaaatcgggaacaagcgttgcagttatcgagtcgaggtgtcgattccttgtttacatttggctcgcgtcgaccgctaaacgtaggaaaggacagagagcgaacgagtgaggctgtttaaaattaaatttttagagaagtctgacgagtaatagtcttttggttccatacaaaatcgcgcctccatacactcgaaaaaacaaacaatattactacataaacaaatgtttgttagcgccaacgtattttTGAGGGTCGTCAAAGGCAATTAGCCCGCCGCTATTTTGCTTTCGTACGATTTATGATCGGGATGAACTGTGCGAGGTCTGGACGAGTGAATGGTTGTAAACGGACAGCTAGGGCGACAGACGATTGCCAGTGACTTGAAGTCACATGGCAATCGGATGTTGCAGACTTATTTGTTTGAatgaggaaaattgggaaaggcAAGCAGCCCGACGTTGCGTTGCCGGAATGAATAGGACATTGTTCCTcaaggatctggccacggagtggggaaggcgagGATGCCTTCTGGTAAGAGGACTAAGTTTGACCTCTtggcacttaccccagaaccATTGACGAGAGCAAATCAAATTTTTCTATAACATCAGAAGTGGGATACGTTAATCCAATCGCCCCATATAGTTTTCGGTATTCAACCGTGTTGTGTTTTGTGTGTGTTCAGTTTTTATAAAACGCTTGTGTGCAATTAAAATGGCAGAATCTGGCGAATCCAGCACTCCTTCATTCGAAACTCTTTTCCGTAAATTCATGGAAACATTCACGTCGAATGCAATGCCGAGTGTTTCCGGTGTAGCGCCGAATGCATTAATTGATGCCATTCCGGAATTTGGGGGTGCTGACCTTGGTGAGGACGCGAAAAAATGGTGCCAGACAGTGGAACGCATCATGGAAAAGTTACCTCTTCCGCAACGATTGAGCCTTGCGACACATGCATTAACTGGACCAGCGAAAAAGTGGTACCAATCGTGGGAAGGTAATCCGAGATCATGGGAAAAATTTTCTGAAGACCTGTGTTCCGTGTTTGTCAGTGAAGATAGACTATGTGAACGGTTGGCTCGTGCTGTAGCCTATACGAGTGATGCCGCTGAATCGTACTCTGAGTACGCGCGgaataaattaaagtattttgGACAAACTCAAATTGAGTTTAAACAACATGAACTTATTAGTTTAGTGATCGGACACATTACTGATGCATCTGTGCGGCAATCGCTTTTGAACGCGCGGTATACTTCTACGGTGGAACTATTGTCGGGAGTGTCACAATTCGTGAAAGTAAAAAGTAATAAAGAACCAATTCGGGAAATGCATGAAGAAAAGGGACGGGTTCCTTTTAAAAAGCAGTGCTACAATTGCGGTGAATGGGGACATACAGCAAATTACTGTTCCAAACGATCACGGATGGGCAGAAAACGCAGCCCACCGAGGAGTATTACCTGCTCCTATTGTCTTAAGCAGGGTCACAGTGAAGACAATTGTTGGGCCAAAAGAGCGCGACGTGACGAAAGCGAGCACAAAAAACCAAATTTAAATATGGGTCAGCTACAGACGAACGTATGTTTCTCTGTAGACCATAAACTGACCCCAATTCTGTTACGCGACACACTTGTAAGGGAGAGCCTTATTGACAGTGGAGCAACGTGTTCCTTGGTAAAAGAAACGGTGgcgaaacgagcaaattgtaaaattgatccTTTCGCCACAACGATTAAAGGCTTGTCTGATTCATCTACCACTACCATCGGCAGCACCACAGCAATTATTCGGTCAGAAGGGCTGTCGGTAGAATTAGATCTATTTGTTGTTCCGGATTCCTCCATCCCGTACGGACTCATCGTAGGGAAAAATGTTTTATCCAACGGTGGTGTTCGCATCGTTACCGAAACGGACGGATCGACCACCCTCCAACGGACTTCAAGCGGTCGAGAAAAGGGAACATCGAACGAAGACCCCGTCTGCTTCAACATCGAAAATGTCAGTGACGAAACAAGGagggaattatcaaatttactgGACCGGTACAAACATATGGTGGCAGTAGGGAGTCAGGTTCGGAGAGTAAGTACGGGAGACATGAAAATCGTAACAAAGGAGGATCGTGTGGTAAGTTATCACCCTTATCGGTTATCGATTACGGAGCGCGAAAAGGTGCGTGCGATTATCTCTGagctacaaaaaaataatattatccgGGAAAGTACATCTCCTTACGCGAGTCCCATCATCCtagtaaagaagaaaaatgggGAAGATCGGATGTGCGTAGATTTTCGGGCATTAAATAAAATCACTGTAAAAGATCGTTATCCCTTACCTCTGATTGAGGATCAGTTAGATCGTTTAGGCAAGGGAAAGTTCTTTACCACTCTTGACATGGCATCCGGATTTTATCAAATTCCGATAGCAGAGTGTTCAATAGAGAAAACCGCGTTCGTGACACCTGACGGGCATTACGAATTTTTGCGCATGCCATTTGGGTTATGCAACGCGCCTGCCGTATTTCAGCGTGCGATTAACACCGcgttgggaaatttaaaacataatattGCATTAGTGTATTTAGATGATATATTGATTCCGTCAGAGACTATAAGAGAAGGGCTTGAACGTCTGGAACAGGTTTTAATAGCACTCGATAAAGCAGGGTTTTCCTTAAACATTAAGAAATGCTTTTTCTTTAAAACTCAAATCGAATATTTAGGTAGAGAAATTTCGGCCGAAGGTATTAGACCCGGCGCTAGTAAAGTGAAAGCGTTACTTGAA carries:
- the LOC105664199 gene encoding uncharacterized protein LOC105664199, producing the protein MPPFLKKLVRIKRSRRNRLRGSSVVLVEDVVSETSSIESSTSFGRVETRVHESSVIPVQPAIQGWGASDGATIPASSTINNNVFMTPAGPTPSNLSHISSQIDEHRVSNPNVGLLQPSNNVVKDSITPEFSRPISRMEYDIIKSFIPHFDGKPSRVNDFIAQCRRADALVKTEDKTLLLEIIRNRMEHRVYRSVVGDNILKTVEELISLIKSAFAQSFDVNNIHNELKAVYRREHETTEEFGFRVSDILDRGEQAAKEELSSEELGGVRKLLMKSAVTGFLRGLRNNIIASSISKDGVKELKVAIRLASQVEEQLDFPKSSGNLNVFGDNSKVLVTTETRKCKCFNCGRTGHISADCWSRGGRRFVNPNRDTTFRCRKCGKSGHREQSCYRKNTYHTLIENPPSARSSTLENRENSLNSKGAAATGAIAREPLISRAGSTASAAKPI